In the genome of Dermatophagoides farinae isolate YC_2012a chromosome 4, ASM2471394v1, whole genome shotgun sequence, the window tttttcaatgttttttctcacaaacaaaacatgaaatttaattcaaattcaaatgagttgatttgaaaaaaaatcgaattaatgatgattttacaaaataaatgaatgaaccagtgacaaaattataaattcaaatgatgaatgaataaatattcaaCGAAAAgcgaaaaattcaaaatgttttttttttactcatcACGATAACCTTCAACAACCCGTTGACTtgtgaatcattgaatttataaaattcatcaaatagaaagaatttttttttcttttggcaGTTAAAACAATCtgatttatttaaaattcatgatTTCAGAATCttattttgaacaaaaacaaaaaaaagaaaaaatcattttcatcagacaatgatcatgatgatggtgataatttcCATGttcgttctttttttgttggacgaaaaaaaaactgaatctCTTTTTAtcgtgaataataataattttcatatatctgaaattggtttttttttctaatgacaattgaaatcaaatgaattggttttattttaaaatttaaataaatgaaatggaatgaaaaaacaagaaaattaatgaaaattaaatgcCAAATTGTGAATTGGattgttatttttaatttcaaaatttccgtgaaagaatgaataaataaatgaatgaacattattaatgatgatgatgatgatgaaatttgtaACACAAAAGCACACAaggatacaaaaaaaaatttgctaaTTTTATCCactaattcttttttttccaaactaTGACAAGAGATTAAACAATTCATAACAAAACCAGTCCATATATAAAGTGGCCAAAGTAATTTTTGGCCATCATTAAATATTTAAAACTtccgtttatttttttgccacCTTTAATTTACTATGTCCACATTGCATAACATgctacacaaacacacacccACCCACCCAAATACATCTTCATCagtattgaattgatgatgacatattgaatcaattgaaatgagaaaaaaaaatcaagtgaacagaaaaaaaacactaataACAATATATGATTAAGAAAATCTTGTTCGCCAAATtgttaattcaattcaatcaagcAAATTTATTATGTTTGCAAGTCGTATAGTgaataggttttttttcggtggtCTGGTTAGTGATAGAGATGATAACCAGAaagtgatttttgttttcgtttttgttgttgttgttgttgttctttcaATTATAACacttttttgttattctggtttcattcacatttattcTGATtggtgagagaaaaaaatgttttgtttggttttgtttttttcgttcatttcatccatccatttctACCATTGATCGTTGATcggaaatgatgatgatgatgatgatgacgacaacaattgatgaaaacCACATTATTCGACTAATTCGTTTACATGTTAACATACGAATGGTAACGAatagaacgaaaaaaaccccacttaaatgaattgataataaaacgatcatcatcatcatcgatacaaCTATAAATCGAACTgaataaatcgaaaaaaaaaataactgaatgaatgaacaaaaactttgaaaaactttaaaaacagcctgcaacaaaaaaaaataaaaacaatcgttgatgatgattaaaagaTCGATTCACTTTATAAATCCATGatatccgaaaaaaaaagaaaagcaaaaatcaaaaagaattttctctttctggaacacacacacacacacacacacacatacatcatacaaaaacaaacaaaaacacataaacaaaaaaagaatttttattgttattcctattatttaaattctcttgattgtttggttgttgttgttgttgaatacaTTGGTTCtgtttatttccatttttgttattttttcttttaaaattcaatttattcaaagttgttgtcgttgttgtagttgttgttgttgttgatgatgatgatgatgatgatgatgataaagataataataaaactttAGTTAAAATACGATTCGATTttacaatggaaaaaaatctcgaTTGACATGATTTTGGTTGCACTGTTGGTGATGTTGAAGTTTTAcaatcagaatttttatcattttcatcattattattattattattgatctgTTCATctaaattgataataatcgtatccattttatttgatgttggccattgttgttgtttttgttgctgtatatcaccacaatcatcatgattgttatcatcattattattaaaatttgtttttgttgaatttttcattgatccatcacgaatttgaatcatgatattgacttttttctttcttgatGGCTGTtccatttttgataatttttgttcatttataaTTAATCGTTGATCAAAATTTCTTGCAATTGTCATCGATAATGAACGattaaattttccatttattgatgatttttgttgtttcgtcgataatgatgatgatgatgttatttcCGACATTAACATCGATGATCGATAATGTTTATtaccattttgattcattcgatttatatgatgatgattatcattattatcacgtGCATTCGTTGTAATTATATCAGCATTAataattgtttgttgttgttgttgttgattacattctgtaatatgatgatcatcaacatcaccaccacaaccaattgttgttgctaaatcaccatcaattCGATTacgattatgattattatgaatagTATGACTTGTAAtaacaccaacaccaccaccaccaccacctgtACCACcacttaatgatgatgaatgtaatgaatttgtacaacaaaaacaatgttgTAATACAAAACGAAAACCATTACGAAATCTTTGATTCAtccaaatataaataaatggattATATGATGCATGTGACATAGCTAACCAATGACATGCAAcccatatatattcaatatgatCATATTGATAGATATCGGGATAATGATCACcaattataatgaatatattcaatgGTAGCCAACATAATGTAAATGCCACTACAcatgtgatcatcattttaaccatctagagagagagagagagagagagagaaaaataagaaaattaatgtaaaaatagaaaaattcgattattaattaaaatcattctacattcaattttctaaaattattttcaaacctTTCTTTTTGATGCAGCAATACGTGCATCACGTCCACCATCACGTTCACCAGGTGTTTGTCGTCCCCATATCATAAGACCAATTCTTGTATATGTAAATACCAATACGGTAAAGGGTAATATATATTGTaatatcattaataataCAGAATATGATGTACGAtattcatgattattattccaaTCTTCTTGACAAATGAATGCATTATTATCACTATCATAAGCGGTtaaatcattgataaaaaagGATGTTTCCGGTTCCATTGacatccatgatgatgatgatgatgatatggatgaattatcattactaAAATATGAAACAGAGAATGAAATCACGGAATTcatattgtttttcaataaatccAACAATCATGGATAACTTaccttaatgatgataaattttttagcTTAACTATCTCTGAATGTTTTAACATTTTTGCCGAAATATGAGGTAAATCTGGTGTTTGTGAAATCAATTCTGTAaacgaattattatttaatacgtgttgttgttggcgaTAATTGTCAGATTCGAATGTTTGATTcatgattgataatgatgataatgatgaataggaaagatttgtttgattattttctaGGTCAAtaatatcaataatatttgatgatgtttcagTCGTaatcggttgttgttgttgttgttgttgttgtaacatTAGGCGTGATAATAAGGCAGTTGGTAATGGTGTCAAAAGAGCAACTAACCAAATAAATGCAACTAAATATTGGCTATGACGTTTAGTCATACGTGGCCTTAATGGATAAATAATGGCAATATAACGATCAATACTGATTGCCACTAATGTATATGCCGAAATGAAAACACAAACAGCTTGAGCGTATGATACTAAACGACACATTAATGAACCAAATGGCCATGCATGGAATAATAGATTTGCCGTAAATGTAAATGGTATACATAATATTGCCATCAATAGATCACCAATGGCTAAATTTAATATGAACATATCAGTTACTGAACGACGATTACGGCgaaaatttataatcaaatagATAACAATACTATTACCACCAATTGCAGCTAATGATACTGTTGAATAAagtattgaataaattatattctgtattaaataatcattttccTGTTGTaaaacatcaaatttttcatcagcTACAGAAGCCACATGAGAAATTgtcatattttcattattatttatcatcgttgttgttgttgttactaatgttgatgttgacattgataataaattgacCATAATTTATCCTGCACTGCAATATTATCTGCCAaggacaatgatgatgatgatgatgatgatgaggccACATTCAATATCTGTGTCTgtattcgttgttgttgctgtgcGTTGTTTAtgttatttatatatgttggtcatttatattttgtttacaaaaaaaatgctttaATCACACTTATTATagtaattgattgattgattgattgatcaattaatccatgaatgaatgaatgaataaatagttgaataatcaataattaatgatccaattgagaaaataatcatctattataataataataataattagaaaaggaaatcaaaataaaaacgatataattatcaatcaattaactGCAATTATAAAgttctttctttcaattatcattgataaaaaaaattccaagtaaacaaacaaccaaTATTCATCCAATGAGCATGTACAAGTGTATAGTTATGAACTAATCCCATGCCAAACATttattcctttttttccttttagatccaaaatatttgtttcgaaaaaaattcttgaagtttgtttaaaaactttttggaatttaattttcaaatgaaattcttttcaacaatcatcattatagtTATAGAATAGCCATGAACAGAATGAGTCAATTTAAATTACATttagaacaaacaaaaaataaaacaacaaaatgaacaaattttcaattactTATTGACTGTACAAAATATTTTGCAAGCAATCATGTGTGTTAGTGAAAATTACAGTccatgtaaaaaaaaataataaattctgtGCTTCAAATGTGTTAAATTTCGATGCTATATAGCCCAAATGAATAgtaacaaataataattttaattttatcggCCCATGGACAATTCAACAACTCGTGAACCGTGATCCCATAATGCTGAACGTCATCTCCACACTGCTTTCGGTGGTTTTCAATAAACCAAAGTTCCTTGGCGGCTGCAGTAAgtgtttgacatttttttttactttgtatttttgtgtttacgtcacttgtgtgtgtatgtgtgtttgtgtgtgtttgaatttcgaattcgagttttacaattttttgttttcaagagattttgatggaattttgtttctattccattaaattttaatttttattttgtttgtttttgtttctggaaaaaaaatactctGTAGTTTTTGTCCTTAGTTTGtttggaaaaataataatgcatATATTCTCAAtcgccattcattcatcattgatggatTTTGATTCGTTGACaaatgtgaaacaaaaattaatttctacccattcttcattcaacaattgcagtgtttttttttttttttgtttgttcctCTCTAACAGTCCAGtgtttctcatttttttccctccacaatgataaataatttcGACGGTGAAGTCAACAttgatttctatttttggaatttccgtttttttttctttgcttgttaattttcaaagaaattaatttgataattagattgatttttcgttttcatcagAATTTTCTTACATTACTTGGTTAATCATtgcgattattatcaatttattttgtaaatttaatttccctaatttgaatttcatacaaaattgatgataatgacagaAAGTTTtccataatgattattatgatcaaatgatagctattgttgttgtcattgttgattcTATAATTAGAATTCTAATTCAAACACTATGTTTGTAAGAATGAAACATATGTATCAATGTAT includes:
- the LOC124500512 gene encoding uncharacterized protein LOC124500512 is translated as MVNLLSMSTSTLVTTTTTMINNNENMTISHVASVADEKFDVLQQENDYLIQNIIYSILYSTVSLAAIGGNSIVIYLIINFRRNRRSVTDMFILNLAIGDLLMAILCIPFTFTANLLFHAWPFGSLMCRLVSYAQAVCVFISAYTLVAISIDRYIAIIYPLRPRMTKRHSQYLVAFIWLVALLTPLPTALLSRLMLQQQQQQQQPITTETSSNIIDIIDLENNQTNLSYSSLSSLSIMNQTFESDNYRQQQHVLNNNSFTELISQTPDLPHISAKMLKHSEIVKLKNLSSLSNDNSSISSSSSSWMSMEPETSFFINDLTAYDSDNNAFICQEDWNNNHEYRTSYSVLLMILQYILPFTVLVFTYTRIGLMIWGRQTPGERDGGRDARIAASKRKMVKMMITCVVAFTLCWLPLNIFIIIGDHYPDIYQYDHIEYIWVACHWLAMSHASYNPFIYIWMNQRFRNGFRFVLQHCFCCTNSLHSSSLSGGTGGGGGGVGVITSHTIHNNHNRNRIDGDLATTIGCGGDVDDHHITECNQQQQQQTIINADIITTNARDNNDNHHHINRMNQNGNKHYRSSMLMSEITSSSSLSTKQQKSSINGKFNRSLSMTIARNFDQRLIINEQKLSKMEQPSRKKKVNIMIQIRDGSMKNSTKTNFNNNDDNNHDDCGDIQQQKQQQWPTSNKMDTIIINLDEQINNNNNNDENDKNSDCKTSTSPTVQPKSCQSRFFSIVKSNRILTKVLLLSLSSSSSSSSSTTTTTTTTTTTLNKLNFKRKNNKNGNKQNQCIQQQQQPNNQENLNNRNNNKNSFFVYVFLFVFV